In Blastocatellia bacterium, the genomic window GCCCCGTGCTCCCAGACGGATTAACTTCTGTGATCACGGGCGAACGTGGCGAGTTTCAACTTGGCGGACTGGTTGCTGGCAACTATACCATCACCGTCGAACTAGAGGGTTTCAAACCCCTCAGTCAAACCGTCATCATCAGGCCGGACGCGACGACATCTGTTTCGTTGGTGATGGAATTGGCGCGAACGATCAGCGAAGAGGTGGTCATCGAAGCCGGAGCGACGACGATTAACACGATCGAGTCATCGCAACAGACGGAGATCAGTCAGCGTCAGATCACCTACGCGCCGCTGGTGAGCGAGAAGTTTCAGGATACGCTGCCGCTGGTGCCCGGCGTCGTGCGCGGCCCCGATGGGTTGATCAACATCAAAGGCGCTCGCTCGAACTTATCGGCATTGCTTGTTAACAACGCCAACGCCACCGACCCGGTCACCGGCGAATCCGGCATCAGCTTGCCGATTGATGCTGTGCAATCCGTCGAGGTCTTGAGCAGTCCCTATCTGGCCGAATATGGCAAGTTGGCCGGCGGCGTCACCCAGGTCGAGACCAAAGCGGGCGGCGACAAGTGGCGTGCTTCGTTCAATAATTTTATGCCGCGTTTGCGCCGGCGTCAGGACCCACTGACCGGCGACACAGCGATCGTTGGCATCGAATCGTTTACACCACGACTGCGAGTGAGCGGCCCCCTGGTCAAACAGAGACTAATCCTGGCACAAACGTTTCAGTATCGCTTTGTGCGAACCAAGGTGGATGTATTGCCCGACCCTCAAGAGCCGCCCGTGAAAGTTGACGCCCGCGGCGAAATCGAACGCGATACACAACTGGAGAGCTTCGACTCGTTCACCGAACTCGGCTATCGCATCAACGACAAACATGAATTGACGGCAACGTTGTCGCTCTTCCCGCAGAACCATCGGTTTGTCAATCTCAGCGCATTCAATCCTCCACTGGTGACGCCGAATCTGCGTCAACGCGGCTTTCAACTGGGATTGAACGAACGTGCGTTCCTCACCGCCAACCTGGTGTTGAATTCGCTGCTCACCATCCGCACATTCGACATCGAAATTTTTCCCAATGGACATCGGCCAATGATCTTCACCCCCGAAGTCAACACGGGAAGTTTCTACAATCGGCAAAATCGCAAGACGGATCGGATTGAATTGCTCGAAACGCTCAGCTACCAACCTTCGATGCGACATTTCTTCAAATTCGGGCTGAACGCGGCGCATACCAAGTTCGACGGCTTTCATCACAGCTCGTCGGTGCATATTCTCAGGGCCGATGGTACGCTGAGCCAACTCATTGAGTTTGTCGGCGACCCGTATGTGGAGCGGGATACAACCGAGATCACGCTGTTTGCGCAAGACAAATGGATGGTGCATCGTCGCGTGACCTTTGATGTCGGTTTGCGCTATGACCATGAAACAATAGCCGATGAGCATCTCCTCGCCCCTCGATATGGATTCGTCATTATGCCCACGCGCGACGCGCGCACGGCGATTCGCGGCGGCGTCGGATTGTTTTGGGGCAAGATGCCGTTGAGCGTCGGCGCGTTTGATCAACTTCAACAGCGCGTCGTCACATTGTTTGGCGCAGACGGCCGCACGCCGCTTGGGCCGGCTCGCCGGTTCACTCACGTCATCGGCGCCGGTCGCCCACGCACCCCATACAATGTTGCTTGGAACATTGAGGTGGACCGCGAGCTGACGCCGCAACTGACCCTGCGGCTGGGCTACGCGCAACGCGAGGGCCGTCGCGAGCTGATTATCAATCCATTCGACGATCCGCGCGATGGGACTCGCGGCGTGCTCCAGTTGAGTAACGGCGGACGGTCACACTACAAGGAATTTCAGGTGATCGCGCGTTACCGGTTTGGCGAAGCGAGCAATATCTTTGCCTCTTACACGCGCTCAGCAGCGACCGGCGACTTGAATGCGTTCAACGAGTTCTTTGGCAATTTCCAAAATCCGATCATCCGCCCCAACGAAGTCTCACGATTAAACTTCGACGCGCCTAGTCGGTTGCTCGTGTGGGGCAGCGTTGATCTGCCCTGGAAAATAACCGTCTTTCCGGTGCTCGATGTGCATGACGGATTCCCCTATTCGCACATTGACGAGAACCGAAACTTCATCGGGCCACGCAATCGCGCCGGACGCTTCCCGCTGTTTGTCGCTCTGGACATGCAGATCATCAAGCGATTTCAGGTGCGCGTGCGCGGCAAACTCTACAACCTACATGCCGGCGTCAAGCTATTCAACCTGACCAATCATTTCAACCCGCGCGATGTGCAAAACAACATCAACAGCCTGACGTTCGGCCGCTTCCATAACAGCGTTGGCACATTGTTGCGGGGATCGTTCAACATTGACTTCTAGCCGCGCTCCATGCCGCATGCAGCATGATCGTCCGATCCATCATCCTTCATTTCGTGCGTCGTTCATCACGGATCGTTCAGTGTGGGTCATCCTGCTGCTGATTCTGCCCTACTGGATCAATTTGACCGGCCCTTCGTTGTGGGATTCGACCGAAGCGTTCTACACAGAAACGCCGCGCGAGATGATTGAACTGAAGAGTTACCTCGTTCCGTTCTTCAACTATCAGCCAAGGCTAAATAAGCCGCCGCTGGTTTACTGGTTGGTGATTCCGTTTTATCACCTGTTCGGCGCTGAGCATCTCATCGCTCGCGCTGTCAATGCACTGGGCGCGTCGTTGCTGGTGGTGGTGACCTGGGCGATGGCTCGCCGATTGTTCAGTGAGCGCGCCGGATTGCTGGCCGCTGCGATGATGGCAACAACGCCGCGAATGCTATTGATCGCGCAGAAGTCACTCATTGACACGTACTTTACTTTGTTCGTGGTGGCTGCGCTGTTCTTCTTTTGGCTGAGTGTCGAGCGGGAGACCTCGACGAGAACGACACTCATGTTCTATGCCATTGTTGGTCTGGCCGTGCTGACCAAAGGACCGCTGGCGCTGGTATTGACCGGCGGCATCGGGTTCTTGTTTTTGCTGGCGACCGGACGTTGGGCGCTGATTCGTCGCATGAAAATTCCTATCGGCGCGCTAATCCTCGTCAGCATCGTCGCGCCGTGGTACGTGGCCGTTTATCTGCACGTTGGTTGGGAACCCATTGCCGCATTCATTTTTCGAGATAACATCGGGCGATTCACATCAGACATTGATTGGTCTGAGCGCGGCCATTTCTTCTACGTCTCGGTGCTGCTGGCCGACTTCTTTCCGTGGTCGTTCTACCTGGTGCCGGCCGCTGTGGTCGGTTACCGACTCTACCGCGGTCGAGCAGGCGAGCATGCGCGGGTGATCTTTTTGCTCGTCTGGATAGCGTTCATGCTGACGTTCTTTTCGCTGGCGCGCAACAAGCAAGAGTATTACCTCCTGCCTCTGTATCCGGCAGCCGCGGCGCTGATCGCGCATTGGTTCGACCGATTGATGGACAGGGCCGTGAGCGTGTGGGAGCAGCGAAGCGCGCAATTGATCACGCTGCTTGTTGGCGTCAGCCTAACCATCGGGGGGGTCCTCATCGCGTTGTTCATGCAACGTGTGTTGATGCAGCCGCAGGCTGCGGCCATGATGCTCGTGCTGGTCATTGGCGCAGGATGGTTGCTGTGGCATGCGCGTCAGCAGAATCTGAAACGGATGCCGGTCGCGCTCGCCGGCGTCATGTTGTTTGGGGTTGTACTGTACCACGCTGTGTATCTTCCAGCGATTGAGCCGTTCCGTCCGACGCGGGCGCTAGCCGAGGTGATCGCGCGACGCGCCAGACCCGATGATCTGATTGGCGCCTACAACTACGCTGCGCCGAGCTTGACGTTCTACTTGCGACGCCGCACGTTTGAAGCCTTCTTGCCGGAAGTGATGAGTGAAATCCTACAGTCCAAGCAGCGCATCTTCTGTCTGGTACAGGAGCGCGATTTGCCTCAACTCGAACAGATGGCGTCGGGCCGGCTCAGGATCCTGGAACGGCGACCCCTGTTGACGTGGCGGTTGAGTGCGTTGTGGGACGCGCGCGTCCGTGAGCAGATGCCGCACGTGCTGTTGATAGTTGCTGGGGACACCGGTTCAGACTAAAGTTGTCTTCGTTTGAGTTGACCTGACATGTGACCGGTTTTTCTGCGACCTTCAGGCGGCGCACTCAGCTCGGGAAAACGTGCGGACGATTCGTCATGGATAGCGTCGCTGCCATTGCCTGCTGCCAGGATGGACGCCCTTGCTCGGCGGCGACTCGCGCTGCGACCGCCAGGTTCACCGAATGACACGGGATCAGCTCTGAGTGATGAACTTGACGCGTGCAGGCTGGCGTGGTAGCGTTCATTTCTCAACAGATGAAGACGGGACACGGGGGAGCCGGAGTGAGTCCGGCTGAGAGGGCGTCGCAGTCCGACGCCGACCCCACGAACCTGATCTGGGTAATGCCAGCGAAGGAAGCGGTTCACGAGCTAAACATTCAGGGCCGCCATCTTGATACGCTGGCGGCCCTGTTGCTTGATGGAGGAAATGACAATGACCAAACAAGCTGTAGCGCTCGGCGCTCACTATCAGTTTCCGGCCAGCCGCAAAGTCTATATTCAGGGCTCACGTGAGGACGTGCGTGTGCCGATGCGCCAAGTCACACTTTCGCCCACATCGGGACGGTACGGTCGTGAAGAGAATCCGCCAATCCAGCTCTATGACACGAGCGGCCCATACACGGACCCAGCCATACCTATTGATCTGCGACAAGGGCTAGCGCCTTTGCGCCGGAAGTGGATTCTGGAGCGCGGCGATGTCGAAGAATACGAAGGTCGAGAGGTGAAACCCATTGACGACGGCCTGACCAACGAGGCCCGTCGGACCAACACTGAGATATTTCCCGGCTTGAGCCGCAAGCCGCTACGAGCCAAGGCCGGTCGCGCTGTGACACAAATGCACTACGCGCGTCAGGGAATCATCACGCCGGAGATGGAGTTCGTCGCCATCCGTGAAGGCGTTGATCCGGAATTTGTGCGTAGCGAAGTCGCTCGCGGGCGAGCCATTATTCCCGCCAATATCAATCATCCTGAGAGCGAGCCGATGATCATCGGTCGCAATTTCCTGGTCAAGATCAATGCCAACATTGGCAATTCAGCCGTCACCTCCTCGATTGAAGAAGAAGTGGAGAAGATGATCTGGGCCATCCGCTGGGGCGCTGATACGGTCATGGACCTTTCGACCGGTAAAAATATCCACACGACGCGCGAGTGGATCATTCGGAATTCGCCGGTGCCCGTGGGCACAGTCCCCATCTATCAAGCGTTGGAAAAAGTCGGCGGTAAGGCCGAAGAACTGACCTGGGAGATTTATCGTGACACACTGATTGAGCAGGCCGAACAAGGCGTAGACTACTTCACGATTCATGCAGGCGTGCTGCTGCGCTACATTCCGCTGACCGCTCGACGTGTGACCGGCATCGTCTCGCGCGGCGGCTCGATTCTAGCGGCATGGTGTTTGGCACATCATCAGGAGAATTTCCTCTACACGCACTTTGAAGAGATTTGTGAGATCATGCGAGCTTACGACATTGCGTTCTCGCTGGGCGATGGCTTGCGTCCTGGCTCGATCGCCGATGCCAATGATGAAGCGCAATTCGCTGAACTGGAGACGTTGGGCGAGTTGACGCAAATCGCTTGGAAGCATGACGTGCAGGTGATGATCGAAGGGCCAGGCCACGTGCCGATGCACAAGATCAAAGAGAACGTGGACGTTCAAATGCAGATTTGCCACGAAGCGCCGTTCTACACGCTGGGGCCGCTGACGACCGACATAGCGCCCGGCTACGACCACATCACCTCGGCCATCGGCGCGGCGATGATCGGCATGTACGGCACCGCGATGCTCTGTTACGTCACCCCAAAGGAGCATCTGGGGCTGCCCAACAAAGAAGATGTGAAAGCCGGCGTAATTGCCTACAAGATCGCCGCTCATGCAGCAGATTTGGCCAAGGGACATCCGCGCGCCCAACAGTGGGATGACGCGCTATCGAAGGCGCGATTTGAATTTCGCTGGGAAGATCAATTCAACCTCTCGTTAGACCCGGAAACAGCCCGCGCGTTTCACGACGAGACGCTTCCGGCTGAAGGCGCCAAGCTGGCCCATTTCTGCTCGATGTGCGGGCCAAAGTTCTGCTCCATGCGCATCACACAGGACATCCGTGAGTACGCGCAGCAAAAAGGGCTGGATGAAGAACAAGCGATTCAAGTTGGCCTGGAGGAAAAGGCAAAAGAGTTCCGCCAGGCCGGCAGCGAGATTTACATCCCTGCTTAGCTGATCCGCGAATGGATGCCACTGGGCGCGAATAGGTTTCGCGTGTCTGCGCGTTCATTCGCGGTTCAAATCACCAGAGAAGTACGGCTCGACCGGCCAAACTTCTTCACATACTTGCTTCGGCGTTCACTGGCTGTTGGTGGACGCCACGTGATCCAGTACGTCGTCCAGCGCAAGAAGAATCTGCCGTCGAGGACAAAGCGCTCGTCATACTCGTATTCGGCCCGCGCCGCGCCGATCTTCATCCCGCACTCGTGGCACATCACGTCTGTTCCCGGATCAAGGTGAACCACGTCAGCAGGCGTTTCCGCTGGAGGAGTGATGCCAGACCAACTGGCCGCAGTACATGCAATGCCGATAGGCTTTCGCGTCTTTCACAAAAATCTTCGCCATACTTGCCTCAGACTTGGGCGGTGACCAACACCTCTTCGCGCGGCATGTCTACAATCTTCACGGCTATTTTTCCATTGCGCCACCTTGTCACTTTGGAAAAAGATTGCGGATTGAGCCGGCTCAAACGTCCCGACCAACTGGGCTGGGAGGGCGGTGACGTGGTGTAGCGAACGTTTGCCGACCCACGTGAGCATCGGTCACCTTTTGGCGGGTTTGATTTCCAGCTTGGCTCCGTTGGACATGTTTACACCTTCGGAGTACTACCCAGCCACTACACTTAAGTGCAATTTGAGCGACGCGAATTGCACTTTTTGTCCTCAAGGTGCAACGCCGCCCGCTTCTATTTCGCCTCCACCGATGATTCTGAGAATTTCTTGCGACTGGAAGACTCTCCCATAAGAAGTGTCACCAACCGGCTGCAAGATGCCCGCTGCCACCAGCTTCTCGACGCTCTTGCGGGCGCTATTGTAATGTCTCACACCCAAACGGCGTTGCGCCTCCGGTATGGTCAGCATAGGAGATTCAAATAGGCTGTCGGCCAACCGAAGCAGCAAGGCTGAAGCGCGGGCTTGCGTTAGCCGCTCGCGCCACTCTGATTGCAAATCCTGGAGGCGTTTGGCTCTGGTGATGGCGTCCCGCGACTGCTCGGCCACGCCGCGCAGAAAGAACAAAACCCACTCGCGCCACGTCCCGCGCTCACTCACGGCCAGCAACAAGTCATAATAGTCTTGCCGACGGCGTTCAAAAAACGCGCTCAGGTAAAGCACAGGCAGCGGCAGCAAATTCCAACTGACCAGCAACAGTGAAATCAGCAGCCGCCCGATGCGCCCATTGCCGTCCAAAAATGGATGAATCGCCTCAAACTGATAATGAATGAGCGCCAAGCGGACCAGCGGCGGGAGCTCGTTCTCGACGTGCAGGTACTTTTCGAAAGCATCCAACGCCTCGTGCATGTCCGGCACAGGAGGTGGAACATACGTCGCCTCATTCAACGTGCAGCCGGGCCGTCCAATCCAATTCTGACTACGGCGAAACTCGCCAGGCGTGGCTTGTCCACCGCGCACGCCTTCCATCAACCGTTCATGGAGTTCGCGCAGCAGGCGCAACGAAACAGGCAACGTGCTGAGTCGTTCCAGCCCATACTCTAGCGCCCGCACATAGTTCAGAACTTCTCGTACATCCGATTCGGGTGGCGATGGCTTCGCGCCGGGA contains:
- a CDS encoding Fic family protein, which gives rise to MNMERFQQSPTGRLVWIGQGETAYWAFVPHPLPPALPFDAELVRTLSEADRALGELSGLARTMANPRLFVRPFIHREAVLSSRIEGTQADIVDLYAYEVGQLPLPGAKPSPPESDVREVLNYVRALEYGLERLSTLPVSLRLLRELHERLMEGVRGGQATPGEFRRSQNWIGRPGCTLNEATYVPPPVPDMHEALDAFEKYLHVENELPPLVRLALIHYQFEAIHPFLDGNGRIGRLLISLLLVSWNLLPLPVLYLSAFFERRRQDYYDLLLAVSERGTWREWVLFFLRGVAEQSRDAITRAKRLQDLQSEWRERLTQARASALLLRLADSLFESPMLTIPEAQRRLGVRHYNSARKSVEKLVAAGILQPVGDTSYGRVFQSQEILRIIGGGEIEAGGVAP
- a CDS encoding glycosyltransferase family 39 protein codes for the protein MQHDRPIHHPSFRASFITDRSVWVILLLILPYWINLTGPSLWDSTEAFYTETPREMIELKSYLVPFFNYQPRLNKPPLVYWLVIPFYHLFGAEHLIARAVNALGASLLVVVTWAMARRLFSERAGLLAAAMMATTPRMLLIAQKSLIDTYFTLFVVAALFFFWLSVERETSTRTTLMFYAIVGLAVLTKGPLALVLTGGIGFLFLLATGRWALIRRMKIPIGALILVSIVAPWYVAVYLHVGWEPIAAFIFRDNIGRFTSDIDWSERGHFFYVSVLLADFFPWSFYLVPAAVVGYRLYRGRAGEHARVIFLLVWIAFMLTFFSLARNKQEYYLLPLYPAAAALIAHWFDRLMDRAVSVWEQRSAQLITLLVGVSLTIGGVLIALFMQRVLMQPQAAAMMLVLVIGAGWLLWHARQQNLKRMPVALAGVMLFGVVLYHAVYLPAIEPFRPTRALAEVIARRARPDDLIGAYNYAAPSLTFYLRRRTFEAFLPEVMSEILQSKQRIFCLVQERDLPQLEQMASGRLRILERRPLLTWRLSALWDARVREQMPHVLLIVAGDTGSD
- a CDS encoding TonB-dependent receptor, which codes for MIKRLTLAAWLACIFLHVPASASQATGKLNGTVTYQSKQQSLPLAGVEVIIRSPVLPDGLTSVITGERGEFQLGGLVAGNYTITVELEGFKPLSQTVIIRPDATTSVSLVMELARTISEEVVIEAGATTINTIESSQQTEISQRQITYAPLVSEKFQDTLPLVPGVVRGPDGLINIKGARSNLSALLVNNANATDPVTGESGISLPIDAVQSVEVLSSPYLAEYGKLAGGVTQVETKAGGDKWRASFNNFMPRLRRRQDPLTGDTAIVGIESFTPRLRVSGPLVKQRLILAQTFQYRFVRTKVDVLPDPQEPPVKVDARGEIERDTQLESFDSFTELGYRINDKHELTATLSLFPQNHRFVNLSAFNPPLVTPNLRQRGFQLGLNERAFLTANLVLNSLLTIRTFDIEIFPNGHRPMIFTPEVNTGSFYNRQNRKTDRIELLETLSYQPSMRHFFKFGLNAAHTKFDGFHHSSSVHILRADGTLSQLIEFVGDPYVERDTTEITLFAQDKWMVHRRVTFDVGLRYDHETIADEHLLAPRYGFVIMPTRDARTAIRGGVGLFWGKMPLSVGAFDQLQQRVVTLFGADGRTPLGPARRFTHVIGAGRPRTPYNVAWNIEVDRELTPQLTLRLGYAQREGRRELIINPFDDPRDGTRGVLQLSNGGRSHYKEFQVIARYRFGEASNIFASYTRSAATGDLNAFNEFFGNFQNPIIRPNEVSRLNFDAPSRLLVWGSVDLPWKITVFPVLDVHDGFPYSHIDENRNFIGPRNRAGRFPLFVALDMQIIKRFQVRVRGKLYNLHAGVKLFNLTNHFNPRDVQNNINSLTFGRFHNSVGTLLRGSFNIDF
- the thiC gene encoding phosphomethylpyrimidine synthase ThiC, which codes for MEEMTMTKQAVALGAHYQFPASRKVYIQGSREDVRVPMRQVTLSPTSGRYGREENPPIQLYDTSGPYTDPAIPIDLRQGLAPLRRKWILERGDVEEYEGREVKPIDDGLTNEARRTNTEIFPGLSRKPLRAKAGRAVTQMHYARQGIITPEMEFVAIREGVDPEFVRSEVARGRAIIPANINHPESEPMIIGRNFLVKINANIGNSAVTSSIEEEVEKMIWAIRWGADTVMDLSTGKNIHTTREWIIRNSPVPVGTVPIYQALEKVGGKAEELTWEIYRDTLIEQAEQGVDYFTIHAGVLLRYIPLTARRVTGIVSRGGSILAAWCLAHHQENFLYTHFEEICEIMRAYDIAFSLGDGLRPGSIADANDEAQFAELETLGELTQIAWKHDVQVMIEGPGHVPMHKIKENVDVQMQICHEAPFYTLGPLTTDIAPGYDHITSAIGAAMIGMYGTAMLCYVTPKEHLGLPNKEDVKAGVIAYKIAAHAADLAKGHPRAQQWDDALSKARFEFRWEDQFNLSLDPETARAFHDETLPAEGAKLAHFCSMCGPKFCSMRITQDIREYAQQKGLDEEQAIQVGLEEKAKEFRQAGSEIYIPA